In Humulus lupulus chromosome 6, drHumLupu1.1, whole genome shotgun sequence, a single genomic region encodes these proteins:
- the LOC133784814 gene encoding protein FAR1-RELATED SEQUENCE 5-like: MPCQLRDVYNKVAHVKRKEKRCTDSDGALGYLDCLSKRDPNFFIQYQCDVNNRLGNLFWADKYSRRDFITFGEVIGFDTTYMTNKYNKPLTIILGVNHHFKTCIFGMALLNSEDEQTYFWLLDKFIECHNHVTPKVVVTDGDGAINNVVLKYFPNATHRLCAWHLCTNALKISKDPRFLQGFQDVMYNYYTIEEFMQKWGELIHNFDLHSSQWCTNTYHSRRSWAETYLRGKFVAGMRTNQRCESMNSSIKKFLHASYSLREFVTSIDVAMTKLRHVEREDDYNSRHSSPPIPGPKNALKTYHEQCAKLYTRNMYYKVADQIKAEHAYFVNNCEDNGESFSYSLSKFQHEDRVYNVHYHPQEETFTCHCLLFETDGYPCRHIWAVMKYRHMKIVPRSLLLKRWSKNAKADLPLELKQHSTEKQQLFEMARQASFALDTNLLSYYASKSEQSYTKAKQEVATLTAMFKDAVPLESNTNDNDSGRYQTYHENENITRDPTPCRTKGSTYARNNRDNVTIDMSDGAVKTKRKCSNYYSADHNRRTCPQLFGLPLPHSQQPSPSKRA, translated from the coding sequence ATGCCTTGCCAGCTACGAGACGTTTACAACAAGGTCGCCCATgtcaaaagaaaagagaaaagatgTACAGATTCAGATGGTGCTTTGGGATATTTGGATTGTCTGTCAAAGAGGGATCCAAATTTCTTCATTCAATATCAATGTGACGTGAACAACAGATTGGGGAACCTATTCTGGGCGGACAAATATTCTCGACGGGATTTCATCACATTCGGTGAGGTTATTGGATTTGACACAACATATATgacaaacaaatataataaaccCCTGACAATTATTTTGGGCGTCAATCATCATTTCAAGACCTGCATATTTGGAATGGCACTGCTTAACTCCGAGGATGAGCAAACTTACTTTTGGTTGCTTGACAAATTTATTGAATGCCACAATCATGTAACACCAAAGGTTGTGGTGACAGATGGAGATGGAGCTATCAACAATGTTGTCTTGAAGTACTTCCCAAATGCAACTCATCGGTTGTGTGCGTGGCACCTGTGTACCAACGCTTTAAAAATTTCAAAAGACCCCCGATTCTTACAAGGATTTCAAGATGTCATGTACAACTATTACACAATAGAGGAATTCATGCAAAAATGGGGGGAATTAATACACAATTTTGACCTCCATTCTAGCCAATGGTGCACCAACACTTATCACAGTCGTCGTTCATGGGCAGAGACATACCTAAGAGGGAAATTTGTCGCCGGAATGCGGACCAACCAAAGATGTGAGTCCATGAattcaagtattaaaaaattcCTACATGCAAGTTATAGTCTCCGTGAATTCGTTACCTCGATTGACGTTGCTATGACAAAGTTGAGGCACGTCGAGAGAGAAGATGATTACAATAGTCGACACAGTAGTCCTCCAATACCAGGTCCCAAGAATGCTCTTAAGACGTACCATGAGCAGTGTGCCAAATTATACACTAGAAATATGTACTATAAAGTGGCTGATCAAATCAAAGCGGAACATGCGTACTTTGTCAACAATTGTGAAGACAACGGTGAATCATTCTCTTACAGTTTGTCAAAGTTCCAACACGAGGATAGAGTGTACAACGTTCATTACCACCCACAAGAGGAGACATTCACCTGTCACTGCTTGCTTTTTGAGACAGACGGCTATCCGTGTAGACATATTTGGGCCGTAATGAAATACCGTCATATGAAGATAGTACCACGGTCTCTCCTGCTGAAACGGTGGAGTAAGAATGCAAAAGCAGACCTCCCCCTCGAACTAAAGCAACACTCCACAGAAAAGCAACAATTATTTGAAATGGCTAGGCAGGCATCCTTCGCTTTGGATACAAACTTGTTGAGCTATTACGCTTCCAAGTCTGAGCAATCTTACACCAAAGCGAAACAAGAAGTGGCAACACTAACTGCAATGTTCAAGGATGCAGTTCCATTGGAATCAAACACCAATGACAACGACTCGGGACGATATCAAACCTATCATGAAAATGAAAACATTACCAGGGACCCGACACCTTGTAGAACTAAAGGATCCACCTATGCAAGAAACAATAGGGACAATGTTACGATAGATATGTCGGATGGAGCCGTTAAAACTAAAAGGAAGTGTTCGAACTATTATTCTGCAGACCACAATCGAAGAACATGCCCTCAGCTGTTCGGTCTACCGCTTCCTCACAGTCAACAACCCTCACCAAGTAAGAGAGCTTAG
- the LOC133781835 gene encoding epimerase family protein SDR39U1 homolog, chloroplastic isoform X1 — MELHRATALSWAHTISTSLHVPQPLLRFETTRLRVCCTSDQTKENKMTVSITGATGFIGKRLVQRLQADNHAVRVLTRSRSKAESIFPARDFPGIRIAEEIEWKDCIQGSDGVVNLAGLPISTRWSSEIKKEIKTSRIGVTSKIVELINGSPDGVRPTVLVSATAVGYYGTSERQVSDETSPSGNDYLAEVCREWEGTALKVNKDVRLALIRIGVVLGKDGGALAKMIPLFKMFAGGPLGSGNQWFSWIHLDDIVNLIYEALTNPSYQGVINGTAPNPVRLSEMCDHLGNVMGRPSWLPVPDFALKAVLGEGAAVVLEGQRVVPAKARELGFSFKYSYIKDALKAILS; from the exons ATGGAGCTCCACAGAGCCACTGCTTTGTCATGGGCTCACACCATCTCTACCAGTCTTCACGTTCCTCAACCCCTTCTG AGGTTTGAGACCACGAGACTGAGGGTTTGTTGCACCTCTGATCAAACCAAG GAAAATAAGATGACTGTATCCATTACAGGAGCTACAGGGTTTATAGGTAAAAGATTGGTCCAAAGGCTTCAAGCAG ATAATCATGCTGTTCGTGTCTTGACACGATCTAGATCTAAAGCTGAGTCGATTTTTCCGG CTAGGGACTTTCCAGGTATCAGGATTGCAGAGGAGATAGAGTGGAAAGACTGCATTCAAGGTTCAGATGGTGTTGTAAACTTGGCTGGATTGCCTATAAGTACAAGATGGTCTTCTGAA ATAAAGAAGGAGATCAAGACAAGTAGGATTGGTGTTACATCAAAA ATCGTAGAATTGATAAATGGTTCGCCAGACGGAGTTCGACCTACGGTTTTGGTTAGTGCTACAGCTGTTGGTTACTATG GTACTAGTGAGAGACAAGTATCTGATGAAACGAGCCCATCAGGAAATGATTACTTGGCTGAG GTTTGTAGAGAATGGGAAGGAACTGCTCTTAAAGTAAATAAGGATGTTAGGTTAGCTCTGATTCGAATTGGTGTTGTTCTTGGGAAAGATGGTGGTGCTTTAG CTAAAATGATACCTCTATTCAAGATGTTTGCTGGTGGACCTTTGGGCTCTGGAAACCAATG GTTTTCATGGATTCATCTGGATGACATAGTAAACCTAATATATGAAGCTCTAACCAATCCATCTTATCAAG GAGTGATAAACGGAACAGCTCCAAATCCTGTTCGCCTGTCGGAAATGTGTGATCATCTGGGGAATGTGATGGGCAGACCTTCATGGCTGCCAGTTCCCGACTTTGCGCTCAAAGCAGTCCTTGGAGAAGGTGCTGCTGTG GTTCTTGAAGGACAAAGGGTGGTTCCAGCTAAAGCCAGGGAGTTGGGATTCTCCTTCAAGTATTCATACATAAAAGATGCACTCAAAGCCATTCTTTCATAG
- the LOC133781835 gene encoding epimerase family protein SDR39U1 homolog, chloroplastic isoform X2, translated as MTVSITGATGFIGKRLVQRLQADNHAVRVLTRSRSKAESIFPARDFPGIRIAEEIEWKDCIQGSDGVVNLAGLPISTRWSSEIKKEIKTSRIGVTSKIVELINGSPDGVRPTVLVSATAVGYYGTSERQVSDETSPSGNDYLAEVCREWEGTALKVNKDVRLALIRIGVVLGKDGGALAKMIPLFKMFAGGPLGSGNQWFSWIHLDDIVNLIYEALTNPSYQGVINGTAPNPVRLSEMCDHLGNVMGRPSWLPVPDFALKAVLGEGAAVVLEGQRVVPAKARELGFSFKYSYIKDALKAILS; from the exons ATGACTGTATCCATTACAGGAGCTACAGGGTTTATAGGTAAAAGATTGGTCCAAAGGCTTCAAGCAG ATAATCATGCTGTTCGTGTCTTGACACGATCTAGATCTAAAGCTGAGTCGATTTTTCCGG CTAGGGACTTTCCAGGTATCAGGATTGCAGAGGAGATAGAGTGGAAAGACTGCATTCAAGGTTCAGATGGTGTTGTAAACTTGGCTGGATTGCCTATAAGTACAAGATGGTCTTCTGAA ATAAAGAAGGAGATCAAGACAAGTAGGATTGGTGTTACATCAAAA ATCGTAGAATTGATAAATGGTTCGCCAGACGGAGTTCGACCTACGGTTTTGGTTAGTGCTACAGCTGTTGGTTACTATG GTACTAGTGAGAGACAAGTATCTGATGAAACGAGCCCATCAGGAAATGATTACTTGGCTGAG GTTTGTAGAGAATGGGAAGGAACTGCTCTTAAAGTAAATAAGGATGTTAGGTTAGCTCTGATTCGAATTGGTGTTGTTCTTGGGAAAGATGGTGGTGCTTTAG CTAAAATGATACCTCTATTCAAGATGTTTGCTGGTGGACCTTTGGGCTCTGGAAACCAATG GTTTTCATGGATTCATCTGGATGACATAGTAAACCTAATATATGAAGCTCTAACCAATCCATCTTATCAAG GAGTGATAAACGGAACAGCTCCAAATCCTGTTCGCCTGTCGGAAATGTGTGATCATCTGGGGAATGTGATGGGCAGACCTTCATGGCTGCCAGTTCCCGACTTTGCGCTCAAAGCAGTCCTTGGAGAAGGTGCTGCTGTG GTTCTTGAAGGACAAAGGGTGGTTCCAGCTAAAGCCAGGGAGTTGGGATTCTCCTTCAAGTATTCATACATAAAAGATGCACTCAAAGCCATTCTTTCATAG
- the LOC133781836 gene encoding uncharacterized protein LOC133781836 isoform X2: MFFDGYGYHGTSFEQTYRCYPASFIEKPQLESGDKIIMPPSALDRLASLHIDYPMLFELRNDPAERVSHCGVLEFIAEEGMIYMPYWMMENMLLQEGDFVRVKNVTLPKGTYVKLQPHTKDFLDISNPKAILETTLRNFSCLSTGDSIMVAYNNRKYYIDIVETKPDNAISIIETDCEVDFAPPLDYKEPEKPVQHVPLNKASAQAEEAPAEAEPKFNPFTGSARRLDGKPLKNQPTSASSSGSKDKHPDVAHGKAQPSTGSSSQATARQSQGKLVFGANRTPAQKEAPKETKKPEPEPEKKEEPKFQPFTGKKYSLRG, from the exons ATG TTtttcgatggatatgggtatcATGGGACCTCATTTGAGCAGACATATCGATGTTACCCTGCATCATTTATTGAAAAG CCACAACTTGAGAGTGGGGATAAAA TTATAATGCCTCCCTCAGCCCTTGACCGTCTTG CGTCTCTACATATTGATTATCCAATGCTGTTTGAGCTTCGGAATGACCCCGCAGAGAGGGTCTCTCACTGTGGTGTGTTAGAGTTTATTGCAGAGGAAGGCATGATCTATATGCCTTACTGG ATGATGGAAAATATGCTCTTACAAGAGGGAGACTTTGTGCGTGTGAAGAATGTGACTCTTCCGAAGGGGACATATGTTAAACTGCAACCCCATACAAAGGACTTTCTGGACATTTCTAACCCAAAAGCTAT TTTAGAGACAACGCTAAGAAATTTTTCCTGTTTATCGACTGGAGATAGTATTATGGTGGCATATAACAACAGGAAATATTACATAGATATCGTAGAAACAAAGCCAGATAATGCCATAAGTATCATTGAGACAGACTGTGAAGTGGACTTTGCCCCACCATTGGATTACAAGGAACCTGAAAAGCCTGTTCAACATGTTCCTTTAAACAAGGCATCTGCTCAAG CTGAAGAGGCCCCTGCTGAAGCAGAACCTAAATTCAACCCTTTTACCGGGTCAGCAAGGCGCTTGGATGGGAAACCTTTGAAGAACCAACCTACATCAGCTTCTTCTTCAGGGTCAAAAGACAAGCATCCTGATGTTGCCCATGGTAAGGCACAGCCTTCCACAGGGTCTAGTTCTCAAGCTACTGCTCGCCAATCTCAAGGAAAGCTTGTTTTTGGAGCTAATCGTACACCTGCCCAgaag GAAGCTCCCAAAGAAACGAAAAAACCAGAGCCCGAGCCCGAGAAGAAAGAAGAGCCTAAATTCCAGCCTTTCACAGGAAAGAAGTACTCATTAAGGGGCTAA
- the LOC133781836 gene encoding uncharacterized protein LOC133781836 isoform X1: protein MQFFDGYGYHGTSFEQTYRCYPASFIEKPQLESGDKIIMPPSALDRLASLHIDYPMLFELRNDPAERVSHCGVLEFIAEEGMIYMPYWMMENMLLQEGDFVRVKNVTLPKGTYVKLQPHTKDFLDISNPKAILETTLRNFSCLSTGDSIMVAYNNRKYYIDIVETKPDNAISIIETDCEVDFAPPLDYKEPEKPVQHVPLNKASAQAEEAPAEAEPKFNPFTGSARRLDGKPLKNQPTSASSSGSKDKHPDVAHGKAQPSTGSSSQATARQSQGKLVFGANRTPAQKEAPKETKKPEPEPEKKEEPKFQPFTGKKYSLRG from the exons ATGCAGTTtttcgatggatatgggtatcATGGGACCTCATTTGAGCAGACATATCGATGTTACCCTGCATCATTTATTGAAAAG CCACAACTTGAGAGTGGGGATAAAA TTATAATGCCTCCCTCAGCCCTTGACCGTCTTG CGTCTCTACATATTGATTATCCAATGCTGTTTGAGCTTCGGAATGACCCCGCAGAGAGGGTCTCTCACTGTGGTGTGTTAGAGTTTATTGCAGAGGAAGGCATGATCTATATGCCTTACTGG ATGATGGAAAATATGCTCTTACAAGAGGGAGACTTTGTGCGTGTGAAGAATGTGACTCTTCCGAAGGGGACATATGTTAAACTGCAACCCCATACAAAGGACTTTCTGGACATTTCTAACCCAAAAGCTAT TTTAGAGACAACGCTAAGAAATTTTTCCTGTTTATCGACTGGAGATAGTATTATGGTGGCATATAACAACAGGAAATATTACATAGATATCGTAGAAACAAAGCCAGATAATGCCATAAGTATCATTGAGACAGACTGTGAAGTGGACTTTGCCCCACCATTGGATTACAAGGAACCTGAAAAGCCTGTTCAACATGTTCCTTTAAACAAGGCATCTGCTCAAG CTGAAGAGGCCCCTGCTGAAGCAGAACCTAAATTCAACCCTTTTACCGGGTCAGCAAGGCGCTTGGATGGGAAACCTTTGAAGAACCAACCTACATCAGCTTCTTCTTCAGGGTCAAAAGACAAGCATCCTGATGTTGCCCATGGTAAGGCACAGCCTTCCACAGGGTCTAGTTCTCAAGCTACTGCTCGCCAATCTCAAGGAAAGCTTGTTTTTGGAGCTAATCGTACACCTGCCCAgaag GAAGCTCCCAAAGAAACGAAAAAACCAGAGCCCGAGCCCGAGAAGAAAGAAGAGCCTAAATTCCAGCCTTTCACAGGAAAGAAGTACTCATTAAGGGGCTAA